The Stenotrophomonas sp. ZAC14D1_NAIMI4_1 DNA segment TCACAGACGACAGTTGTTCGGCCTGGTGGGCTGGCTGGCCGTGACCCTGGTGGCTGCGGCACTGGGTGCCCGCGCTTCGATCTCGGCCGCCACCTTCTATGGCCAGTTGGCACAGCCCTCGTGGGCGCCACCTGCCAGCGTGTTCGGGCCGGTCTGGACACTCTTATATGTACTGATGGCGATCAGTGCGTGGCTGGTCTGGCGCCACGGCGGCTGGCGCGCCAACCGGACCGCGCTTGGGCTCTATGTCGCGCAACTGGTCGCCAACGTGCTGTGGAGCTGGCTGTTCTTCGGCTGGAAGCTCGGTGCGGCAGCGTTCGCCGACATCCTGCTGTTGCTGGTGCTGATCGTGGCGACCATGCTGGCGTTTGCACGCCGTCGTGCGTTGGCAGCCTGGCTGCTGCTGCCCTACCTGGCCTGGGTCGGCTTTGCCACCGCACTCAACCATGCGGTCTGGCAGCTCAATCCAGCGCAGCTGTAACCGCGCGGATCAGGCCGCGGGTG contains these protein-coding regions:
- a CDS encoding TspO/MBR family protein, encoding MNHRRQLFGLVGWLAVTLVAAALGARASISAATFYGQLAQPSWAPPASVFGPVWTLLYVLMAISAWLVWRHGGWRANRTALGLYVAQLVANVLWSWLFFGWKLGAAAFADILLLLVLIVATMLAFARRRALAAWLLLPYLAWVGFATALNHAVWQLNPAQL